The following coding sequences lie in one Thermosulfuriphilus ammonigenes genomic window:
- a CDS encoding sulfite exporter TauE/SafE family protein, giving the protein MHLYLPIALTSVNIFLVVGLGLLVGLLSGLFGVGGGFLMTPLLIMIGIPPTVAAATDANQIVAASASGTIAHWRLGNVDFKMGLLLLIGGFTGGAIGVHIIKVLRAMGNADFLIKITYVIMLGLVGGFMFVESLMALKKSSGNNPGAATATASKAPSAKRRFISRLPFQIHFEKSGVTHSAILPVALGAFVGILAAIMGVGGGFLMVPVMLYLLRMPMHVVVGTSLFQIMFTCMEVTFLQAYTNHTVDFILAILLLLGSTFGAQIGAVIGRRLKGDQLKILLAIIVLAVTVKMLLSLVLEPSVLLAYKGGH; this is encoded by the coding sequence ATGCATCTTTATCTACCTATTGCGCTTACCAGCGTGAACATCTTTTTGGTAGTTGGTTTGGGGCTGTTGGTAGGTTTGCTTTCCGGTCTCTTTGGTGTAGGAGGGGGGTTCCTAATGACCCCGCTGCTGATTATGATCGGCATTCCTCCTACCGTAGCCGCGGCTACCGACGCCAACCAGATTGTGGCTGCTTCGGCCTCAGGGACCATTGCTCACTGGCGTCTGGGCAATGTGGATTTCAAAATGGGCCTCCTTTTGTTGATTGGTGGCTTTACTGGGGGAGCCATTGGAGTCCACATCATCAAAGTCCTAAGGGCCATGGGTAATGCCGACTTCCTTATCAAAATCACCTACGTGATCATGTTGGGCCTGGTGGGGGGCTTTATGTTTGTGGAGAGCCTGATGGCCCTTAAAAAGTCTTCCGGCAACAACCCCGGAGCGGCCACAGCCACTGCATCAAAGGCCCCATCGGCCAAGAGACGTTTCATCTCTCGTTTGCCCTTTCAGATCCATTTTGAGAAGTCCGGGGTTACCCACTCGGCCATTCTTCCTGTAGCCCTGGGGGCCTTCGTGGGTATCTTGGCGGCCATTATGGGGGTCGGGGGAGGCTTTCTTATGGTCCCGGTGATGCTTTACCTTTTGCGGATGCCCATGCATGTGGTAGTGGGTACCAGCCTCTTCCAGATCATGTTTACCTGTATGGAGGTCACCTTTCTTCAGGCCTACACCAACCATACTGTGGACTTTATCCTGGCCATCCTTCTTCTCCTGGGGTCCACCTTCGGGGCCCAGATTGGGGCGGTAATTGGTCGGCGTTTGAAAGGCGATCAGCTGAAGATCCTTCTGGCTATTATCGTCCTGGCAGTCACGGTAAAGATGCTCCTCAGCCTCGTTCTCGAACCCAGCGTACTACTTGCTTACAAAGGAGGGCATTAA
- a CDS encoding TIGR02186 family protein gives MKEKLFIFLITLIILGAAASAEAVVSCEVEPNYVPITFFYNGTTIKLYGHADKNVQFVILIQDEAHKITLRRKGKVKGLFWMNVGEITYEPVPMVYMVFTPKPVSELVEASERAKYGIGYDSLAAKVRIEPDPGPERERWFREFIKFKEKGRLYREIIGSIKVESGDLTSGYSLQVNWPYQAPPGTYTVRVFAVQDGKVVDSCEKQIKVEKVGLLKTISDLAFEKAPLYGIIAIVIAVAAGIGVGVIFGGKGGAH, from the coding sequence ATGAAGGAAAAGCTTTTTATCTTTTTGATCACGCTTATTATTCTGGGAGCAGCGGCCTCGGCCGAGGCGGTGGTCTCTTGTGAGGTTGAACCAAACTATGTGCCCATTACTTTCTTTTACAACGGCACAACCATTAAGCTTTACGGGCATGCCGACAAAAATGTCCAGTTCGTAATCCTTATTCAGGATGAGGCCCATAAGATAACCCTGAGACGCAAGGGAAAGGTAAAGGGGCTCTTCTGGATGAACGTGGGCGAAATCACCTATGAGCCTGTTCCCATGGTATACATGGTCTTTACCCCTAAGCCGGTCTCGGAGCTGGTCGAAGCCAGCGAACGGGCCAAATATGGTATCGGCTACGATTCTCTGGCTGCAAAAGTCCGCATTGAACCAGATCCTGGTCCGGAGAGAGAGCGCTGGTTCAGGGAATTTATCAAATTCAAGGAAAAGGGGCGGCTCTATCGGGAGATCATCGGTAGTATTAAGGTAGAAAGTGGAGATCTTACCTCTGGTTATAGCCTCCAAGTTAACTGGCCCTATCAGGCCCCTCCAGGAACCTACACGGTCAGAGTCTTTGCCGTTCAGGATGGAAAAGTGGTAGATTCTTGTGAAAAGCAGATCAAGGTAGAGAAGGTCGGTCTTCTGAAGACCATATCTGATCTGGCCTTCGAGAAGGCACCTCTCTATGGCATTATCGCCATCGTCATTGCCGTAGCCGCGGGAATCGGAGTTGGAGTTATCTTTGGAGGCAAGGGGGGTGCGCACTAG
- a CDS encoding PEP/pyruvate-binding domain-containing protein, translating into MGLLERISAFFRPKGPAKERLPIRVVFSRFREIIDSNTRALEIMADMGDKLSGDYIFDMAYIRQATEELSGAVFHSIHSLNMLCNNCYSQLYEIFERIDGRIRALLEGREEETPLVFPLEEVGPEMIDAVGGKMAHLAELKKYLGLRIPEGFVITATAYRHFIKENALDERLKAFKESLSRGQEVEIEARRQALVEAIVSGRLPPALSRALEGALEAYRHQRGKRPLVVRSSAQEEDLDFSFAGQFETVVNVPPELSALSQAYRRVIASLFSPRAVAYARRSNIQLTDMAMAVGCLELIVPKASGVMYTLNPRDPRLETILISSTWGLGVAVVEGRLPADRFLVSREDPDQILSQEVADKERCLLPAQEGIEERQVPAELRQRPSLTEDEIRALARLALTLERYFKRPQDVEWAIGQDGRLYLLQSRPLRFDQKILEVKNLPGLREKYEIIVEGRGEVAQGGIASGPVFLVERQEDLDRFPEGAVLVARRDSSHFVRVMPKVAAILTDIGSPTSHMATLCREFRIPAIVGMGDITKRLKPGEIITVDADDHCVYRGRVEELLKFQAASQLDLLETKEFRLLKKILRHVAPLNLIDPLVRDFSPEACKTFHDLLRFCHEKAVQELINVGREEATLLDKSLTKKLEIGIPTGILVIDLGGGLKAEAGPKEAVSLEDIECLPFRAVLEGMLEPGVWQTQAVQMKMRDFLSSMLKTPETPRYVGDNIAVISTYYLNLSLRFGYHFNILDTYCSPTVRENHIYFRFIGGAADVVKRGRRIQLIAKILTYYDFNVVTKGDLLVARLANVPKEELMDLLKMIGRLIGFTRQLDVLMENDLIVEEAYQRFLRGEYDLFRPSEELLDGKDRKKL; encoded by the coding sequence ATGGGCCTTTTAGAGCGTATAAGTGCCTTTTTCCGTCCTAAAGGACCGGCCAAGGAACGTTTGCCTATTCGGGTCGTCTTTTCCCGCTTCCGAGAAATAATCGACTCTAACACCCGGGCTCTGGAAATAATGGCCGACATGGGCGATAAGCTCAGCGGAGACTACATTTTTGACATGGCCTATATCCGCCAGGCTACCGAAGAGCTCTCCGGGGCTGTTTTTCATTCCATCCATAGCCTGAACATGCTCTGCAATAATTGTTACAGTCAACTTTATGAGATCTTTGAGCGGATAGACGGTCGTATCAGGGCCCTTCTCGAGGGCCGGGAGGAGGAGACCCCTCTGGTTTTTCCCCTTGAAGAGGTTGGCCCGGAGATGATCGACGCCGTTGGGGGAAAGATGGCCCATTTGGCCGAGCTGAAGAAGTATTTGGGCCTGCGAATTCCCGAGGGTTTTGTGATCACGGCCACAGCCTATCGGCACTTTATTAAAGAGAATGCCCTGGATGAGCGCTTAAAGGCCTTTAAAGAGAGCCTTTCTCGGGGGCAGGAGGTGGAAATTGAGGCTCGACGTCAGGCTCTGGTAGAGGCCATCGTCTCCGGCCGTCTTCCTCCGGCCCTCTCTCGAGCCTTGGAAGGGGCTCTTGAGGCCTATCGTCACCAGCGGGGCAAAAGACCTTTGGTGGTCAGAAGCAGTGCCCAGGAGGAGGATCTAGATTTTTCTTTTGCCGGCCAATTTGAGACGGTAGTCAACGTCCCTCCAGAGCTTTCAGCCCTCTCGCAGGCCTACAGGAGAGTAATAGCCAGTCTCTTTAGCCCTCGGGCTGTGGCCTACGCTCGCCGTTCAAACATCCAGTTGACCGATATGGCCATGGCCGTCGGGTGTCTGGAACTCATTGTACCTAAGGCCAGCGGGGTTATGTACACCTTAAACCCCCGGGATCCCCGCCTGGAAACCATTCTTATCTCTTCCACCTGGGGGCTGGGGGTGGCGGTAGTTGAGGGGCGCCTGCCAGCAGATCGGTTTCTGGTCTCCCGGGAGGATCCGGATCAGATTCTCTCTCAGGAGGTAGCTGATAAAGAACGCTGTCTTCTGCCGGCCCAAGAAGGCATTGAAGAAAGACAGGTGCCGGCTGAGCTGCGTCAGCGTCCCTCTCTCACTGAAGATGAAATTCGCGCCCTGGCCCGCTTGGCCCTGACTTTAGAAAGATATTTTAAGCGCCCTCAAGACGTGGAATGGGCCATTGGCCAGGACGGACGACTCTATTTGCTTCAGAGCCGGCCGCTTCGTTTTGACCAGAAGATTTTGGAGGTAAAGAATCTTCCCGGGCTCCGGGAAAAATATGAAATTATCGTTGAAGGCCGGGGTGAGGTGGCTCAGGGAGGAATAGCCTCTGGTCCAGTCTTTTTAGTCGAGCGTCAGGAAGATCTGGACCGCTTTCCAGAAGGAGCAGTCTTGGTGGCCCGGCGAGACTCCTCCCATTTTGTCCGGGTAATGCCCAAAGTAGCGGCCATCCTTACTGATATCGGTTCTCCTACAAGTCATATGGCTACCCTGTGTCGGGAGTTCCGTATTCCGGCCATCGTGGGCATGGGAGATATTACCAAGAGACTTAAACCGGGAGAGATTATCACCGTGGATGCCGACGATCATTGTGTCTATCGAGGCCGGGTAGAGGAACTGCTTAAATTCCAGGCCGCCAGTCAGCTTGATCTTTTAGAGACCAAAGAGTTTCGACTCCTCAAAAAGATTCTTCGTCATGTAGCTCCACTTAACCTCATTGATCCTCTAGTGCGAGACTTCAGCCCGGAGGCCTGCAAGACCTTCCACGACCTTTTGCGATTCTGTCATGAAAAGGCCGTTCAGGAGCTCATTAATGTGGGCCGGGAAGAGGCCACCCTTTTGGATAAAAGTCTGACTAAGAAGCTGGAAATTGGCATTCCTACGGGAATCCTGGTTATAGATCTTGGGGGTGGGCTAAAGGCGGAGGCGGGCCCCAAAGAAGCCGTATCTCTTGAGGATATTGAGTGCCTTCCCTTCCGGGCAGTGCTTGAGGGAATGCTGGAGCCCGGGGTCTGGCAGACTCAGGCCGTGCAGATGAAGATGCGGGATTTTCTCTCCAGTATGTTGAAGACCCCGGAGACTCCACGCTACGTGGGAGACAACATTGCCGTGATCTCCACATACTATCTTAATCTTAGTCTGCGATTCGGCTATCACTTCAATATTCTGGATACCTATTGTTCGCCTACCGTACGGGAGAATCACATCTACTTCCGGTTCATTGGTGGAGCCGCCGATGTGGTAAAGCGTGGCCGCCGCATTCAGCTGATTGCCAAGATCCTTACCTATTATGACTTTAATGTCGTTACCAAGGGAGACCTCTTGGTGGCCCGCTTGGCCAATGTGCCCAAAGAAGAACTTATGGATCTTCTAAAGATGATCGGCCGTCTTATTGGCTTTACTCGGCAACTTGATGTCCTTATGGAAAATGACCTTATCGTCGAGGAGGCCTACCAGAGGTTTCTGAGGGGAGAATATGATCTCTTTCGTCCATCAGAGGAGCTTTTAGATGGAAAAGACAGAAAGAAACTATAG
- a CDS encoding response regulator — MEKTERNYRLMIIDDEPIVGKRLRLVFEKLGYEVEVFTSGREALKRLEAEPFDIVVTDLKMDIDGLEVFEKAKNLNPRAKVIVITGYADADSARKAFQGGVFDFIPKPFRLDDLKKAVFRALAELEKEDRSGS; from the coding sequence ATGGAAAAGACAGAAAGAAACTATAGGTTGATGATTATCGATGATGAACCCATCGTGGGGAAGAGATTACGATTGGTCTTTGAGAAGCTGGGCTATGAGGTTGAGGTCTTCACCAGTGGACGCGAGGCCCTGAAGCGTTTGGAGGCAGAGCCCTTTGATATCGTCGTTACTGACCTGAAGATGGACATAGATGGCCTGGAGGTCTTTGAGAAGGCCAAAAACCTTAACCCGCGGGCCAAAGTTATTGTTATTACCGGCTATGCCGATGCTGACAGCGCCCGTAAGGCCTTTCAGGGAGGGGTTTTTGACTTTATCCCCAAGCCCTTTCGTCTTGACGACCTCAAAAAGGCTGTTTTTCGGGCCCTGGCCGAACTGGAAAAGGAGGATCGCTCCGGTAGCTAA
- a CDS encoding PEP/pyruvate-binding domain-containing protein: protein MAWTKIWESGLKRLRALLGGQERGSGYDPEFVRALLRDSGNLKRRYADFKRIISENDRILDIMAELSDKASLATASQDYLVSRVELLLDHVLVFIEALNSLSGQKYPWLYDTFEALNDQLMEALEGLKERAPQRYVYLLKEFDLKFSLETGAKAAALAEARNHLGLTTPEGFVVGIRGFQRLLLENQLESFIQERLSGLNIGVPERVRQASAEIREAILAAEIPEDLLVAMEQALAQVGAPYWAVRSSALGEDGQESFAGQFVSRLNIPSCQVPRSYLEVLASLYDERALFYKLAKGLRLTGAMMAVLILEMIPARVSGVLYTFNPSRPTAGEMLISSLWGLGKLAVGGDIHPDVFILDRETGRLKEQRISTKNIMAVAKEGGGLEEVPVPGELRDRPSLDAEALRRLYQMALALEEHFGSPQDIEWCFDERGWLYLLQTRDLKARAAVSLSSSVAVKPLFRGQPVSAGVAAGAIYLVRQPEDLSHLPPGAIAVVPNMDPDLAKFVPRMAGLIALRGSPTTHLATILREFEIPAVVLTGASLDDFRNGQMVTLDALRGEIFEGVVEEVLKARKELALISRPSQTTGEGELKRLFDLILPLTLEEIPEDGSLPPSRIRTIHDIVRFVHEMSLREMFEMGAGAKTNVAHILRSPRIPMIFYVIDLEGGLDPRAVFRREITIEDIRSLPFLALWRGMTHEGISWAGPVTFDLGGFVSVVSRSFVRTEDMSGKAYALISRDYLNFHSHLAYHFAVVDSFCSQQAVVSNYVAFRFQGGGAGLEGRLRRVTVLKEILSHLGFRVKVKGDRITAVIRGTSLVETEEALDQLGRLMAYVRQMDMAATDEAAVKRYIEAFLKEDYTIVQR, encoded by the coding sequence ATGGCTTGGACGAAGATATGGGAGTCAGGGTTAAAAAGACTCCGGGCCCTGCTGGGAGGGCAGGAGAGAGGTTCAGGGTATGATCCCGAGTTTGTTAGGGCCCTGCTGCGTGATAGCGGGAACCTCAAGAGGCGTTATGCTGATTTTAAAAGAATTATTTCTGAAAACGATCGCATTCTTGATATTATGGCCGAGCTTTCAGATAAGGCCTCCCTTGCTACCGCCAGCCAGGATTACCTAGTCTCTCGAGTAGAACTTCTCCTGGATCACGTTTTGGTCTTTATTGAGGCCCTAAACAGTCTTTCCGGCCAAAAATATCCTTGGCTGTATGATACCTTTGAGGCCCTCAACGATCAGCTGATGGAGGCCCTTGAGGGCTTAAAGGAGAGGGCGCCGCAAAGATATGTCTATCTCTTGAAAGAGTTCGACTTGAAATTCTCTCTGGAGACAGGGGCCAAAGCTGCGGCTCTGGCTGAGGCCAGAAACCACCTGGGGCTAACCACCCCTGAGGGGTTTGTCGTCGGGATAAGGGGATTCCAAAGGCTGTTGCTAGAGAACCAACTTGAGTCTTTTATCCAGGAGAGACTCTCTGGTCTTAATATCGGCGTTCCAGAGCGAGTGCGGCAGGCCTCTGCCGAGATAAGGGAGGCCATTTTGGCCGCGGAGATCCCGGAGGATCTACTGGTGGCTATGGAGCAGGCTTTGGCCCAGGTGGGGGCCCCTTATTGGGCGGTAAGATCAAGTGCCCTGGGCGAGGATGGTCAGGAATCCTTTGCCGGTCAATTTGTCTCTCGACTAAATATTCCTTCTTGCCAGGTGCCCCGGTCCTATTTGGAGGTATTGGCCAGTCTCTATGATGAAAGGGCCCTTTTTTATAAATTGGCCAAGGGTCTCCGCCTCACCGGGGCCATGATGGCTGTCCTCATTTTGGAAATGATTCCGGCCCGGGTCTCTGGGGTTCTTTATACCTTTAATCCCTCCCGCCCTACGGCAGGAGAAATGCTTATTTCCTCCCTGTGGGGGTTGGGCAAACTGGCCGTGGGGGGAGATATCCATCCAGATGTCTTCATCCTCGACCGGGAAACAGGCCGTCTCAAAGAACAAAGGATCTCCACCAAAAACATCATGGCCGTGGCCAAGGAAGGAGGCGGCCTGGAAGAAGTCCCTGTTCCTGGGGAGCTGAGGGATCGTCCCAGCCTAGACGCGGAGGCCCTTCGGCGCCTCTATCAGATGGCCCTGGCCCTTGAGGAACACTTTGGTAGCCCTCAAGATATTGAGTGGTGTTTTGATGAACGGGGCTGGCTTTATCTTCTGCAAACTCGAGATCTCAAAGCCCGAGCTGCCGTTTCTCTGAGTTCATCTGTTGCGGTCAAGCCCCTTTTTAGGGGCCAGCCGGTCTCTGCCGGGGTGGCCGCTGGAGCCATCTATCTGGTGAGACAACCGGAAGATCTTTCCCACCTGCCTCCTGGAGCCATTGCCGTTGTCCCCAACATGGATCCAGATCTGGCCAAGTTTGTCCCCCGGATGGCCGGTCTCATTGCCTTAAGGGGAAGTCCGACGACCCATCTGGCCACTATTCTGAGGGAATTTGAAATTCCGGCCGTGGTCCTTACCGGGGCCAGCCTAGATGACTTTCGCAATGGCCAGATGGTGACCTTGGATGCCCTAAGGGGAGAGATCTTTGAGGGGGTAGTGGAGGAGGTTCTTAAGGCCCGTAAAGAGCTGGCCTTAATTAGCCGACCGTCTCAGACCACCGGAGAAGGGGAGCTCAAGCGGCTTTTTGATCTTATCCTCCCTCTTACCCTGGAGGAGATTCCAGAAGACGGGAGTCTTCCTCCGTCTCGGATCCGGACCATTCATGACATTGTCCGTTTTGTCCATGAGATGTCCCTTCGGGAGATGTTTGAGATGGGCGCTGGGGCCAAAACCAATGTGGCCCATATTCTTCGCTCCCCCAGAATTCCCATGATCTTTTATGTTATTGATTTGGAGGGGGGGCTCGATCCTAGAGCTGTCTTTAGAAGAGAGATCACCATTGAAGATATTCGTTCTTTGCCCTTTTTGGCTCTATGGCGGGGTATGACCCATGAAGGAATTAGCTGGGCTGGACCAGTAACCTTTGATCTGGGAGGGTTTGTCTCCGTGGTCTCTCGGTCTTTCGTCCGAACCGAAGATATGAGCGGCAAGGCCTATGCCCTTATCAGTCGGGATTATCTAAACTTTCATAGTCACCTAGCCTATCACTTTGCCGTGGTGGATTCCTTTTGTAGTCAACAGGCGGTTGTCAGTAACTATGTAGCCTTCCGTTTTCAAGGTGGAGGGGCTGGTCTTGAAGGCCGATTGCGCCGGGTGACTGTGCTCAAGGAAATCCTCTCCCATCTGGGGTTCCGGGTAAAAGTAAAAGGGGATCGGATTACAGCCGTCATCCGAGGGACAAGCCTGGTGGAGACTGAAGAGGCCCTGGATCAGCTTGGCCGGCTAATGGCCTATGTTCGCCAGATGGATATGGCGGCCACCGATGAGGCCGCAGTTAAAAGATATATCGAGGCCTTCCTGAAGGAGGACTACACGATTGTCCAACGATAA
- a CDS encoding HAMP domain-containing sensor histidine kinase, which yields MSNDKKGTRALSSLWEALVPTSIKKKIILIVITLYGLMLLVVLASYGAIRKIDQKVYYMSLFDKIDRQILEIRRYEKTYLLYRNKADLIYALDYLVEVEWELKAHSDEFAKLGIKDSLIKLDYLLKRYDTLITSLLEKGENNKKLEREIRREGRKITNLFENIRAVAITKLNEDIQFYSSVPIIIFLIVLVVIAFTAYFMSKWILEPIEYVTLRAREISAGNLRHIPKCEGFFVRCQECDQLIDALNKMLEAIEAKQEQLIQATKMAAIGTALSGIAHEINNPLNNIFLTTEVIMENLDSLSKEELLEMLQDIYNEGERAKEIVGHLLEFSRSKKQFQMEPVNLNRLVEESLRIMANQIKMAGVELETEIPEKSLTILGNFNQLQQVLVNIIVNAIQAMENGGRLTVRLYQENSQGVIEISDTGPGIPEEVRKKIFDPFFTTKEKGTGLGLSVSYSIVKKHKGDILVDSRPGQGTTFKIVLPLWE from the coding sequence TTGTCCAACGATAAAAAGGGAACCAGGGCCCTATCCTCTCTCTGGGAGGCCCTGGTTCCCACGAGCATCAAGAAGAAAATCATCCTCATTGTTATCACCCTCTACGGTCTAATGCTTTTGGTGGTTTTGGCCAGCTATGGAGCCATCCGGAAGATAGACCAGAAGGTCTATTACATGAGCCTTTTTGATAAGATAGATCGTCAGATTTTAGAGATCCGTCGCTACGAGAAGACCTACCTTCTTTATCGTAATAAGGCCGATCTCATTTACGCCCTGGATTACCTGGTAGAGGTCGAGTGGGAGCTTAAGGCCCATTCTGATGAATTTGCCAAGCTGGGTATAAAGGATTCCCTCATAAAACTGGACTATCTTCTGAAAAGATACGACACCTTGATCACCAGTCTCCTAGAGAAGGGAGAGAACAACAAAAAGCTGGAACGGGAGATCAGAAGAGAGGGAAGAAAGATCACCAATCTATTTGAGAACATCAGAGCGGTGGCTATCACCAAGCTCAACGAAGATATTCAGTTTTATTCCTCCGTACCCATTATCATTTTTCTTATTGTTTTGGTGGTCATTGCCTTTACGGCCTATTTTATGTCCAAATGGATCCTGGAACCCATTGAGTATGTGACCTTAAGGGCCAGGGAGATCTCCGCTGGCAACCTTCGCCATATTCCCAAGTGTGAGGGTTTTTTTGTTCGTTGCCAGGAGTGTGATCAGCTCATAGATGCCTTAAACAAAATGCTTGAGGCTATTGAGGCCAAACAGGAGCAACTCATACAGGCTACCAAAATGGCGGCCATCGGCACGGCCCTTTCCGGTATCGCTCACGAGATAAACAACCCTTTAAACAATATCTTTCTGACTACAGAAGTAATTATGGAAAACCTTGACAGTCTCAGTAAAGAGGAACTCCTGGAAATGCTTCAGGATATTTATAACGAGGGAGAAAGGGCCAAGGAGATTGTCGGCCATTTGCTGGAGTTCTCTCGTTCTAAAAAGCAGTTCCAGATGGAGCCGGTGAACCTTAATCGCTTGGTGGAAGAGTCTTTGCGGATCATGGCCAACCAGATCAAGATGGCCGGGGTAGAGCTAGAGACTGAAATACCCGAAAAATCTCTAACTATTCTGGGCAACTTTAATCAGCTCCAGCAGGTTTTGGTGAACATCATTGTTAATGCCATTCAGGCTATGGAAAATGGTGGTCGGTTGACTGTCCGCCTTTATCAAGAGAACTCCCAGGGAGTGATTGAGATTTCCGATACCGGTCCGGGTATTCCGGAGGAGGTCCGAAAGAAGATATTTGACCCCTTCTTTACCACCAAAGAAAAAGGTACCGGTTTGGGTCTTTCTGTTTCCTATAGTATTGTTAAAAAACACAAGGGCGATATTCTGGTTGATAGTCGTCCTGGCCAAGGGACCACCTTTAAGATAGTCTTGCCCTTGTGGGAATAA
- a CDS encoding sigma-54-dependent transcriptional regulator, giving the protein MVEKKETSVRIVVIDDDAMTCRRLKTALSGWGYEVETFTEGVKGLKYIEDNLCHLVISDIKLKDIDGMLLLEEIKNVCAALPIILITGYASISGAVEATKKGAYYYLPKPFHLPQLKELIEKALRESSGLETCEERLNLRRRKRFAGIIGDTPAMRQVFETILKVAPLDCNVLIEGESGTGKELIARAIHRLSPRKENPFVAFNCGALAEDLAANDLFGHEKEAFTGAISTKIGLLEAANGGTLFLDEVGECPLSLQVKLLRVIQERQFYRLGGTRPVEVDIRIIAATNKDLRKMVEKGRFREDLYFRFNVVNIKVPPLRKRREDIPALVLYFLDRYNKKFRKDVQKVSPAFMKALLNYSFPGNVRELENIIEQAVALSDKKMLEVEDLPPDLRLIEKSHHSTQLLPLKEYERQYISSILHLTGFNQKEAAKILGISRTTLWRKMKSMELD; this is encoded by the coding sequence ATGGTCGAGAAGAAGGAGACTTCTGTCCGGATAGTGGTAATTGACGACGACGCTATGACCTGTCGTCGTTTAAAGACGGCTCTGTCTGGCTGGGGCTATGAGGTGGAGACCTTCACCGAGGGGGTGAAGGGCCTTAAATATATCGAGGATAATCTCTGTCATCTGGTCATCTCTGACATCAAGCTCAAGGATATTGACGGGATGCTCCTCCTTGAGGAGATTAAAAACGTCTGTGCTGCTCTGCCTATAATCCTTATCACCGGTTATGCCTCCATTTCTGGGGCTGTGGAGGCCACTAAAAAAGGGGCCTATTACTACTTACCTAAGCCCTTTCACCTGCCACAACTCAAGGAGCTTATAGAGAAAGCTCTTCGAGAATCTTCCGGGCTTGAGACCTGTGAAGAGCGACTTAATCTGCGGCGCCGCAAGCGTTTTGCTGGCATCATTGGTGATACTCCAGCCATGCGGCAGGTTTTTGAAACCATCCTTAAGGTGGCTCCGCTGGATTGTAACGTTCTTATTGAGGGGGAGTCAGGCACGGGCAAAGAGCTTATTGCCCGGGCCATTCATCGTTTAAGCCCCCGCAAGGAGAATCCCTTTGTGGCCTTTAACTGTGGGGCCTTGGCCGAGGACCTGGCGGCTAATGATCTCTTTGGTCATGAAAAGGAGGCCTTCACCGGGGCCATCAGCACCAAGATCGGTCTTCTAGAGGCGGCCAATGGTGGGACTCTCTTTTTAGATGAGGTGGGAGAGTGCCCCCTTTCGCTTCAGGTAAAGCTGCTTCGGGTCATCCAGGAGCGACAATTCTACCGCCTGGGAGGTACCCGACCGGTAGAGGTGGATATTCGTATCATCGCCGCCACCAATAAGGACCTGCGCAAGATGGTTGAAAAGGGGCGCTTTCGAGAGGATCTCTATTTCCGATTTAACGTGGTTAACATAAAGGTACCTCCCTTGAGGAAAAGGCGGGAGGATATTCCAGCCCTGGTTCTTTACTTCCTTGACCGTTACAACAAGAAGTTTCGAAAGGATGTTCAGAAGGTCTCGCCGGCCTTTATGAAGGCTTTGCTCAATTATTCTTTCCCGGGTAACGTTCGAGAACTTGAAAACATTATCGAGCAGGCCGTGGCCCTTTCTGATAAAAAGATGCTCGAGGTAGAGGACTTGCCTCCTGATCTCCGCCTTATTGAAAAAAGCCACCACAGCACTCAGCTTCTCCCCCTTAAGGAATACGAGCGACAATATATCAGCAGTATCCTTCATCTTACCGGTTTTAATCAGAAGGAGGCGGCCAAGATCCTTGGCATCTCCCGAACTACCCTCTGGCGCAAGATGAAGAGCATGGAGCTCGATTAA